One Lucilia cuprina isolate Lc7/37 chromosome 4, ASM2204524v1, whole genome shotgun sequence DNA segment encodes these proteins:
- the LOC111687502 gene encoding 40S ribosomal protein S7 codes for MIGSKIIKPGGAEPDDFEKSIAQALLELEANSDLKPYLRDLHITRAREIEFGNKKAVIIYVPIPQQKTFQKIQIILVRELEKKFSGKHVVVVGERKILPKPTRKARNPLKQKRPRSRTLTAVYDAILEDLVFPAEIVGKRIRVKLDGSQLIKVHLDKNQQTTIEHKVDTFTSVYKKLTGRDVTFEFPDNYLTM; via the exons atgATTGGCTCCAAGATTATTAAGCCTGGTGGTGCTGAGCCCGATGATTTTGAGAAATCCATTGCTCAAGCTCTCTTGGAGTTGGAGGCCAACAGTGACCTCAAGCCCTACTTGAGAGATTTGCACATTACACGTGCCCGTGAAATTGAATTCGGCAACAAGAAG GCTGTCATCATCTATGTGCCCATTCCCCAACAAAAGACCTTCCAAAAGATTCAAATCATTTTGGTTCGTGAATTGGAGAAGAAATTCTCTGGCAAACATGTCGTTGTTGTTGGCGAACGTAAAATTTTGCCCAAACCCACCCGCAAGGCCAGAAACCCCTTGAAACAAAAGCGTCCACGTTCCCGCACCTTGACCGCTGTCTACGATGCCATCTTGGAAGATTTAGTCTTCCCTGCTGAAATCGTTGGCAAGCGTATCCGCGTCAAGTTGGATGGTTCTCAATTGATCAAGGTTCATTTGGACAAGAATCAACAAACCACCATTGAACACAAA gtgGACACCTTCACCTCGGTCTACAAGAAACTTACCGGTCGTGATGTCACTTTTGAATTCCCCGATAACTATTTGACCAtgtaa
- the LOC111687500 gene encoding sarcotoxin-1C-like, whose amino-acid sequence MNFNKIFVFFALILCAFVAQSQGSWLSKIGKKIERVGQHTRDATIQTIGVAQQAANVAATLKG is encoded by the exons atgaattttaataaaatattcgttTTCTTTGCTTTGATTTTGTGTGCTTTTGTGGCTCAAAGTCAAGGTAGTTGGTTGAGTAAGATTGGCAAGaaaatt gaACGTGTTGGTCAACATACTCGTGATGCTACCATCCAAACTATTGGTGTTGCCCAACAGGCAGCTAATGTAGCTGCAACTTTAAAGGGttga
- the LOC111687497 gene encoding metacaspase-2-like isoform X1: MIVFKDFKVLTIPLVVLLNFCSKSVHGTGSSCNTCYHDKMLNHNTPNYRVIKSYTNPIYTPNIMSKSTYSIPNVNHYAKTLSLGTIRFTSTSGPNTIQNNAETLHTGTSNSKMQSHTSTLNIQSSSHNGQATHLKTHTKLETKTSVANQIHYSLTAHPFKDDNFLYNIHNGESKIEHHHSLHHNIVHIYTQAHPSHNSTGYIKTDRYVRKTINSQKSIVNSNHFNTNTIYSNSKTHIKAHTKLETKTTSTNVSVHPFRDKYFIYNNRQGENSITHQHFSNHNYVHIYTQAHQCKNFTPVTTSNKPPEIGSNINTLKKNTTLVNILQNKNLTKIITEQANKILQNSIYKQLETNFTTHRNVTNGSEKVLNNYPISKNNSHNNTEKNKKKSFQIFKDMAHFVSEQVTKTIGNSSEDTNTVNDIEKDFINNKQDNNVNEMKKKKYFNIFKNKNLINVVLEEARKIIENSTSNAKTDNDTVKKMRTSFKIFKNKNLTNIISEQARKISQRINENNSNVNSTSLKPKTKSDNGKKKYAILFRVFKNKNLLNIISDQSRKRMHTTKKPTDIDSTTPTSIQTNTKIVPENDIKNSNITPNVKSNNDTEQEKITTFKIFKNKNLTNFLLDRARKILDTTTKTTDIDSKTPTSIQTNTNTNIVPEKDIENMKKHVTNLISDQARKIVHTTTKPTNINNSTQSAIKPKKDIKNSNTMPTTVRSDNGTEQEKVTTFKMFKNKNLTNFISNQARKIVHTTTKPTNINNSTQSPTKPNTKTVTEKDIKNSNTTTNVKSDNGTEQENITTFKLFKNKNITNFISDQARKIVHTTTKLIDINNSTQSAIKLNTKIVPEKDIKNSNTTLNVKSDNGTEQEKVTNFKIFNNKNLTNIISEQARQISQSINDNNTDVKSTTLKPKTNTDIENKKNVTTPFKIFKNKNLKNFISDQARKIKQTTIKPTDIENDKEFIEITTSKNSEHSTTNIPFVWINDVPLAR, from the exons ATGATAGTAtttaaggactttaaagttttaacaatACCACTTGTAgttctattaaatttttgtagtaAAAGTGTTCATGGAACAGGAAGCAGTTGTAATACA tgtTACCATGACAAAATGCTAAATCATAACACTCCTAACTATAGGGTTATAAAATCGTATACAAATCCAATATATACTCCCAACATAATGTCCAAATCTACATACAGCATACCAAATGTCAATCATTACGCAAAAACTTTGTCTTTAGGAACAATTCGTTTTACTTCAACATCTGGTCCAAATACTATTCAGAACAATGCTGAAACCTTGCATACTGGAACTTCAAATTCTAAAATGCAATCACATACTTCAACTTTGAATATACAGTCGTCGTCTCATAACGGCCAAGCAACGCATTTAAAAACCCATACGAAATTAGAAACTAAAACCTCTGTCGCAAACCAGATTCATTATAGTCTTACAGCACATCCCTTTAAAgatgataattttctttataatatccACAATG gagAAAGTAAAATTGAACATCATCATTCTTTACATCATAATATCGTACATATATATACTCAAGCACACCCTTCTCACAACTCTACGGGATATATAAAAACAGATAGATATGTTAGAAAAACCATTAACTCTCAAAAGAGTATAGTTAATTCAAATCATTTCAATACTAACACGATTTATTCGAATAGCAAAACTCACATAAAAGCGCATACAAAATTGGAAACCAAAACCACATCAACAAATGTGTCGGTACATCCATTTcgtgataaatattttatatataataatcgCCAGG gtGAAAATTCTATAACTCatcaacatttttcaaatcataactacgtacatatatatacacaaGCCCACCAATGTAAAAACTTTACCCCAGTAACTACTAGTAATAAACCACCAGAGATTGGTTCaaatattaatactttaaagaaaaatacaactttagtgaacattttacaaaacaaaaatctgaCAAAGATTATCACAGAACAAGCTaataaaattcttcaaaattcCATCTATAAACAACTTGAAACAAACTTCACAACCCACAGAAATGTCACCAATGGATCTGAGAAGGTTTTGAACAATTatccaatttctaaaaataattcacataatAATACTgagaagaataagaaaaaatcatTTCAGATTTTTAAAGACATGGCACATTTTGTCTCAGAACAAGTTACGAAAACTATTGGCAATTCAAGTGAAGACACCAATACCGTTAATGATATCGAGaaggattttataaataataaacaagacAATAATGTCAATgagatgaaaaagaaaaaatattttaatatttttaagaacaaaaatctGATAAATGTTGTTTTGGAAGAGGCtagaaaaataatagaaaattcaacCTCAAATGCCAAAACCGATAATGATACAGTAAAGAAAATGAGAACatcttttaagatttttaaaaacaaaaatctaacaaaTATTATCTCAGAGCAGGCGAGAAAAATTTCTCAAAggataaatgaaaataatagcaATGTTAACTCAACCAGTCTAAAGCCCAAAACAAAAAGTGACAACGGAAAAAAGAAATACGCAAtactttttagagtttttaaaaataaaaatctattaaatattatCTCAGATCAGTCTAGAAAAAGAATGCATACAACTAAAAAACCAACAGATATTGATAGCACAACCCCAACCTCAAtccaaacaaatacaaaaattgtgcccgaaaatgatattaaaaatagtaatatAACGCCAAATGTGAAATCTAATAATGACACTGAACAGGAAAAaattacaacttttaaaatttttaagaataaaaatctaacaaatttTCTCTTAGATCGGGCTAGAAAAATTCTGGatacaactacaaaaacaacagataTTGATAGCAAGACCCCAACCTCAAtccaaacaaatacaaatacaaatattgtgcCCGaaaaagatattgaaaatatgAAGAAACATGTAACAAATTTGATCTCCGATCAGGCTAGAAAAATTGTGCATACAACTACAAAaccaacaaatataaataattcgACCCAGTCCGCAATCAAACccaaaaaagatattaagaatAGTAATACAATGCCAACAACTGTCAGATCTGATAATGGCACTGAACAGGAAAAAGttacaacttttaaaatgtttaagaacaAAAATCTTACAAATTTTATCTCAAATCAGGCTAGAAAAATTGTGCATACAACTACAAAaccaacaaatataaataattcgACCCAGTCCCCAACCAAACCAAATACAAAAACTGTGACcgaaaaagatattaaaaatagtaatacaacaacaaatgtcAAATCTGATAATGGCACTGAACAGGAAAATATTacaacttttaaactttttaagaacaaaaatataacaaattttatctcAGATCAGGCTAGAAAAATTGTACATACAACTACAAAATTAATAGATATAAATAATTCGACCCAGTCCGCaatcaaattaaatacaaaaattgtgcccgaaaaagatattaaaaatagtaataCAACACTAAATGTCAAATCTGATAATGGCACTGAACAGGAAAAAGttacaaattttaagatttttaataataaaaatctcacAAATATTATTTCAGAGCAGGCTAGACAAATTTCACAAAGTATAAATGATAATAATACTGATGTTAAATCAACAACTTTAAAGCCCAAAACAAATACTGATAtcgaaaataagaaaaacgtAACAAcaccttttaaaatttttaagaacaaaaatctaaaaaattttatctctGATCAGGCCAGAAAAATTAAGCAAACAACTATAAAACCAACGGATATTGAAAATGATAaggaatttattgaaattacaacATCAAAAAATTCAGAACATTCAACCACTAACATTCCATTCGTATGGATTAATGATGTTCCTCTAGCAAGATAA
- the LOC111687497 gene encoding metacaspase-2-like isoform X2 has product MQSHTSTLNIQSSSHNGQATHLKTHTKLETKTSVANQIHYSLTAHPFKDDNFLYNIHNGESKIEHHHSLHHNIVHIYTQAHPSHNSTGYIKTDRYVRKTINSQKSIVNSNHFNTNTIYSNSKTHIKAHTKLETKTTSTNVSVHPFRDKYFIYNNRQGENSITHQHFSNHNYVHIYTQAHQCKNFTPVTTSNKPPEIGSNINTLKKNTTLVNILQNKNLTKIITEQANKILQNSIYKQLETNFTTHRNVTNGSEKVLNNYPISKNNSHNNTEKNKKKSFQIFKDMAHFVSEQVTKTIGNSSEDTNTVNDIEKDFINNKQDNNVNEMKKKKYFNIFKNKNLINVVLEEARKIIENSTSNAKTDNDTVKKMRTSFKIFKNKNLTNIISEQARKISQRINENNSNVNSTSLKPKTKSDNGKKKYAILFRVFKNKNLLNIISDQSRKRMHTTKKPTDIDSTTPTSIQTNTKIVPENDIKNSNITPNVKSNNDTEQEKITTFKIFKNKNLTNFLLDRARKILDTTTKTTDIDSKTPTSIQTNTNTNIVPEKDIENMKKHVTNLISDQARKIVHTTTKPTNINNSTQSAIKPKKDIKNSNTMPTTVRSDNGTEQEKVTTFKMFKNKNLTNFISNQARKIVHTTTKPTNINNSTQSPTKPNTKTVTEKDIKNSNTTTNVKSDNGTEQENITTFKLFKNKNITNFISDQARKIVHTTTKLIDINNSTQSAIKLNTKIVPEKDIKNSNTTLNVKSDNGTEQEKVTNFKIFNNKNLTNIISEQARQISQSINDNNTDVKSTTLKPKTNTDIENKKNVTTPFKIFKNKNLKNFISDQARKIKQTTIKPTDIENDKEFIEITTSKNSEHSTTNIPFVWINDVPLAR; this is encoded by the exons ATGCAATCACATACTTCAACTTTGAATATACAGTCGTCGTCTCATAACGGCCAAGCAACGCATTTAAAAACCCATACGAAATTAGAAACTAAAACCTCTGTCGCAAACCAGATTCATTATAGTCTTACAGCACATCCCTTTAAAgatgataattttctttataatatccACAATG gagAAAGTAAAATTGAACATCATCATTCTTTACATCATAATATCGTACATATATATACTCAAGCACACCCTTCTCACAACTCTACGGGATATATAAAAACAGATAGATATGTTAGAAAAACCATTAACTCTCAAAAGAGTATAGTTAATTCAAATCATTTCAATACTAACACGATTTATTCGAATAGCAAAACTCACATAAAAGCGCATACAAAATTGGAAACCAAAACCACATCAACAAATGTGTCGGTACATCCATTTcgtgataaatattttatatataataatcgCCAGG gtGAAAATTCTATAACTCatcaacatttttcaaatcataactacgtacatatatatacacaaGCCCACCAATGTAAAAACTTTACCCCAGTAACTACTAGTAATAAACCACCAGAGATTGGTTCaaatattaatactttaaagaaaaatacaactttagtgaacattttacaaaacaaaaatctgaCAAAGATTATCACAGAACAAGCTaataaaattcttcaaaattcCATCTATAAACAACTTGAAACAAACTTCACAACCCACAGAAATGTCACCAATGGATCTGAGAAGGTTTTGAACAATTatccaatttctaaaaataattcacataatAATACTgagaagaataagaaaaaatcatTTCAGATTTTTAAAGACATGGCACATTTTGTCTCAGAACAAGTTACGAAAACTATTGGCAATTCAAGTGAAGACACCAATACCGTTAATGATATCGAGaaggattttataaataataaacaagacAATAATGTCAATgagatgaaaaagaaaaaatattttaatatttttaagaacaaaaatctGATAAATGTTGTTTTGGAAGAGGCtagaaaaataatagaaaattcaacCTCAAATGCCAAAACCGATAATGATACAGTAAAGAAAATGAGAACatcttttaagatttttaaaaacaaaaatctaacaaaTATTATCTCAGAGCAGGCGAGAAAAATTTCTCAAAggataaatgaaaataatagcaATGTTAACTCAACCAGTCTAAAGCCCAAAACAAAAAGTGACAACGGAAAAAAGAAATACGCAAtactttttagagtttttaaaaataaaaatctattaaatattatCTCAGATCAGTCTAGAAAAAGAATGCATACAACTAAAAAACCAACAGATATTGATAGCACAACCCCAACCTCAAtccaaacaaatacaaaaattgtgcccgaaaatgatattaaaaatagtaatatAACGCCAAATGTGAAATCTAATAATGACACTGAACAGGAAAAaattacaacttttaaaatttttaagaataaaaatctaacaaatttTCTCTTAGATCGGGCTAGAAAAATTCTGGatacaactacaaaaacaacagataTTGATAGCAAGACCCCAACCTCAAtccaaacaaatacaaatacaaatattgtgcCCGaaaaagatattgaaaatatgAAGAAACATGTAACAAATTTGATCTCCGATCAGGCTAGAAAAATTGTGCATACAACTACAAAaccaacaaatataaataattcgACCCAGTCCGCAATCAAACccaaaaaagatattaagaatAGTAATACAATGCCAACAACTGTCAGATCTGATAATGGCACTGAACAGGAAAAAGttacaacttttaaaatgtttaagaacaAAAATCTTACAAATTTTATCTCAAATCAGGCTAGAAAAATTGTGCATACAACTACAAAaccaacaaatataaataattcgACCCAGTCCCCAACCAAACCAAATACAAAAACTGTGACcgaaaaagatattaaaaatagtaatacaacaacaaatgtcAAATCTGATAATGGCACTGAACAGGAAAATATTacaacttttaaactttttaagaacaaaaatataacaaattttatctcAGATCAGGCTAGAAAAATTGTACATACAACTACAAAATTAATAGATATAAATAATTCGACCCAGTCCGCaatcaaattaaatacaaaaattgtgcccgaaaaagatattaaaaatagtaataCAACACTAAATGTCAAATCTGATAATGGCACTGAACAGGAAAAAGttacaaattttaagatttttaataataaaaatctcacAAATATTATTTCAGAGCAGGCTAGACAAATTTCACAAAGTATAAATGATAATAATACTGATGTTAAATCAACAACTTTAAAGCCCAAAACAAATACTGATAtcgaaaataagaaaaacgtAACAAcaccttttaaaatttttaagaacaaaaatctaaaaaattttatctctGATCAGGCCAGAAAAATTAAGCAAACAACTATAAAACCAACGGATATTGAAAATGATAaggaatttattgaaattacaacATCAAAAAATTCAGAACATTCAACCACTAACATTCCATTCGTATGGATTAATGATGTTCCTCTAGCAAGATAA